A genomic region of Janthinobacterium lividum contains the following coding sequences:
- a CDS encoding multidrug effflux MFS transporter: MTKLLTWILAGLAMVGPLAIDTYLPSFPAIVQDFNASPLLVQQTLSFFLFTFAFMMLFYGTLSDSFGRRPVILVSLVLYVIASVGAALAPSLGWLLAWRVLQGLSAGAGSVIGRAIVQDRYSGAAAQKILSHIMMVFALAPAIAPVLGGWLQVGLGWRWIFWFLTAFGVLMFVVVWRALPESLPKEQRHAFHLGDIAVNYWKVLCHRQFLLLSTAIGAAFGGFALYIGSAAYFIINILHLPETAFAWLFIPLISGMVFGSALSAKIAHRYSQRQMIWAGFILMLVAAAANIGYNYVFAAEVPWAVLPLFFYSFALSIAMPPMTLMALNHFPNNSGLASSMQSFIQMLLFALVSGLVAPLLFDSALNLAYGVMAGLLVSLVCWVFAQGKAET, encoded by the coding sequence ATGACTAAATTATTAACATGGATTTTGGCGGGCCTGGCGATGGTCGGACCGCTTGCAATTGACACCTATCTGCCGTCGTTCCCCGCCATCGTGCAAGATTTCAATGCCAGCCCCCTGCTGGTGCAGCAAACCCTGAGCTTTTTCCTGTTCACGTTCGCCTTCATGATGCTGTTTTACGGCACGCTGTCCGACTCGTTCGGCCGCCGTCCCGTGATTCTCGTCTCGCTGGTGCTGTATGTGATCGCCTCCGTGGGCGCCGCGCTGGCGCCGTCGCTGGGCTGGCTGCTGGCCTGGCGCGTGCTGCAGGGACTTTCGGCGGGCGCCGGTTCCGTGATCGGGCGCGCCATCGTGCAAGACCGCTATTCGGGCGCCGCCGCGCAAAAAATCCTCTCGCACATCATGATGGTGTTCGCGCTGGCGCCGGCCATCGCCCCCGTGCTGGGCGGCTGGCTGCAAGTGGGCCTGGGCTGGCGCTGGATCTTCTGGTTCCTGACGGCGTTTGGCGTGCTGATGTTCGTCGTCGTCTGGCGCGCGCTGCCGGAAAGCTTGCCGAAGGAGCAGCGCCACGCCTTCCACCTGGGCGATATCGCCGTCAATTACTGGAAAGTGCTGTGCCACCGCCAGTTCCTGCTGCTGTCGACAGCCATCGGCGCCGCCTTTGGCGGCTTCGCCTTGTACATCGGTTCGGCCGCCTACTTCATCATCAACATCCTGCACCTGCCGGAAACGGCATTTGCCTGGCTGTTCATTCCCCTGATCAGCGGCATGGTGTTCGGTTCGGCCCTGTCGGCGAAGATCGCCCACCGCTACAGCCAGCGCCAGATGATCTGGGCCGGCTTTATCCTGATGCTGGTGGCGGCTGCAGCCAACATCGGCTACAACTATGTCTTCGCCGCCGAAGTGCCGTGGGCCGTGCTGCCGCTGTTCTTCTACTCGTTCGCCCTGTCGATCGCCATGCCGCCGATGACCCTGATGGCCCTGAACCACTTCCCCAACAACAGCGGCCTGGCATCGTCGATGCAGTCGTTCATCCAGATGCTGCTGTTCGCGCTGGTCTCGGGCCTGGTGGCGCCGCTGCTGTTCGACAGCGCCTTGAATCTGGCGTATGGCGTGATGGCGGGATTGCTGGTGAGTTTGGTTTGCTGGGTGTTTGCGCAGGGTAAGGCAGAAACGTAG
- a CDS encoding coniferyl aldehyde dehydrogenase → MPDVAENMELKNTKLATALRLQRAACLAHPVPTLPERQRDLQTLQRFIREHKDALCEAISADYGNRSRHETLLAEIFPTIDGIAHVLKHLKKWMRPQRRGVDWRSFPGARNRVMPQPLGVVGVIVPWNFPVNLSLVPLTYIFAAGNRAMVKMSENSRHLARLLIDTMPAYFPPEKLQFFDETGGVGMEFSQLPFDHLLFTGSGQTGRAVMAAAARNLCPVTLELGGKAPAIVCADFDVRTAAERILFVKYLNAGQICTSVDHAWLPEASIAAFVAHARDIVPTRYPRLDTPDYTSIIDEAAFERLLLALDEARERGAQVISLLPGPAYDRVTRKIAPHIVLDAPEDCLLLTREIFGPILPLRGYANLDTVIDSINAGPRPLAIYPFSKQADTVQLLIDRVMSGGVSVNDALFHVGQHDLPFGGVGESGMGHYHGVEGFHTFSKLRPVFYQARYSVLKLLWPPYGKLASRVLAFLTR, encoded by the coding sequence ATGCCTGATGTCGCAGAAAACATGGAATTGAAGAACACCAAGCTGGCTACCGCCCTGCGCTTGCAGCGCGCGGCCTGCCTGGCCCACCCCGTGCCGACCCTGCCCGAGCGCCAACGCGACCTGCAGACTCTGCAGCGCTTTATCCGCGAGCATAAAGATGCGCTATGCGAAGCGATCAGTGCCGATTATGGCAACCGCTCCCGGCACGAAACCTTGCTGGCTGAGATTTTTCCCACCATCGACGGCATAGCCCATGTATTAAAACACTTGAAAAAATGGATGCGGCCGCAGCGCCGCGGCGTGGACTGGCGCAGCTTTCCTGGCGCCCGCAACCGCGTGATGCCCCAGCCGCTGGGCGTGGTGGGCGTCATCGTGCCGTGGAATTTTCCCGTGAACCTGAGCCTGGTGCCCTTGACCTATATTTTCGCCGCCGGCAACCGCGCCATGGTCAAGATGAGCGAAAACTCGCGCCACCTGGCGCGGCTGCTGATCGACACCATGCCCGCCTACTTTCCGCCAGAAAAGCTGCAGTTTTTTGACGAGACGGGCGGCGTGGGTATGGAATTTTCACAATTGCCGTTCGACCACCTGCTGTTTACGGGTTCCGGCCAGACGGGCCGCGCCGTCATGGCGGCGGCCGCGCGCAATCTATGCCCCGTCACCCTGGAGCTGGGCGGCAAGGCGCCGGCCATCGTCTGCGCCGATTTCGACGTGCGCACGGCAGCCGAGCGCATCCTGTTCGTCAAGTACCTGAACGCGGGGCAAATCTGCACCAGCGTCGACCACGCCTGGCTGCCCGAAGCCAGCATCGCCGCCTTCGTCGCGCATGCGCGCGACATCGTGCCCACGCGCTACCCGCGGCTGGACACGCCCGACTACACCTCCATCATCGACGAGGCCGCCTTTGAGCGCCTGCTGCTGGCGCTCGACGAGGCGCGGGAACGGGGCGCGCAAGTGATTTCGCTGTTGCCGGGCCCAGCGTACGACCGGGTCACGCGCAAGATCGCGCCGCACATCGTGCTCGACGCGCCCGAAGATTGCCTGTTGCTGACGCGGGAAATCTTCGGTCCCATCCTGCCGCTGCGCGGCTATGCGAACCTTGACACCGTGATCGACAGCATCAACGCGGGTCCGCGCCCGTTGGCCATCTATCCGTTCAGCAAGCAGGCAGACACGGTGCAGCTGCTGATCGACCGCGTGATGTCGGGCGGCGTGTCCGTCAACGACGCCCTCTTCCACGTGGGCCAGCACGATCTGCCCTTCGGGGGCGTGGGAGAATCGGGCATGGGCCACTACCATGGCGTGGAAGGTTTCCACACCTTCAGCAAGCTGCGGCCCGTGTTTTACCAGGCCCGCTACAGTGTGCTGAAACTGCTGTGGCCACCGTATGGCAAGCTGGCCAGCCGCGTGCTGGCCTTCCTGACGCGTTGA
- a CDS encoding MarR family winged helix-turn-helix transcriptional regulator, with amino-acid sequence MKLEQKYTALLGDVQRRASGLDMTRSIGQLRLCFEVLGLASAIDGDCAVRLGRHGLSEGKFVLLALLRDVPGGLSPHELAERAGVTRGTITGLLDGLERDGFLARHADQVDRRKLLVRLSAKGEMAAATLVDEHAQWIASLFADFTPEEMQLLSALLEKAWRKTDRGAA; translated from the coding sequence ATAAAACTCGAACAGAAATATACGGCCCTGCTGGGCGACGTGCAGCGGCGCGCCAGCGGTCTCGACATGACGCGCTCCATCGGTCAGTTGCGCCTGTGCTTTGAAGTGCTGGGCCTGGCCTCCGCCATCGATGGCGATTGCGCCGTGCGCCTGGGCCGGCATGGTTTGTCGGAAGGCAAGTTTGTCTTGCTGGCCCTGCTGCGCGACGTGCCCGGCGGACTGTCGCCGCACGAACTGGCCGAGCGGGCCGGCGTGACGCGCGGCACCATCACGGGCTTGCTCGACGGCCTGGAACGCGATGGGTTCCTGGCGCGCCACGCGGACCAGGTCGACCGGCGCAAGCTGCTGGTGCGCCTGAGTGCCAAGGGAGAAATGGCCGCAGCCACCCTGGTCGATGAGCACGCGCAATGGATCGCCAGCCTGTTTGCCGATTTCACGCCGGAAGAAATGCAGTTGTTGAGCGCGCTGCTGGAAAAAGCCTGGCGCAAGACGGACCGAGGTGCCGCATGA
- a CDS encoding DNA alkylation repair protein, whose amino-acid sequence MSRGVADIAPARLALLNGGSVASTTLTEGLAIDFAQLLAAAVPAIGAARLEQMRAQAAAGITKRMALAAQLLLDAQVDLAPLLAHVSDTVRGWVCFAIAAQAGWTLPQQLAAMRPLADDGHFGVREWAWLALRPHLAAHLDDAIRLLAPWTSDPSERVRRFACEALRPRGVWCAHIAQLKEQPQLALPVLHALRADPAVYVQDSVANWLNDAAKSRPDWVRSLCAQWLLESANAATQRICKRAQRSLA is encoded by the coding sequence ATGAGTCGTGGCGTCGCCGACATCGCTCCCGCGCGCCTGGCGCTGCTGAACGGGGGAAGCGTGGCCAGCACCACCCTGACGGAAGGGCTGGCCATCGATTTCGCCCAGCTGCTGGCGGCGGCTGTGCCCGCTATCGGCGCGGCCCGGCTGGAGCAGATGCGCGCGCAGGCCGCAGCCGGCATCACCAAACGCATGGCGCTGGCGGCGCAATTGCTGCTCGACGCACAAGTTGACTTGGCGCCATTGCTAGCGCATGTTTCCGACACGGTACGAGGCTGGGTCTGCTTTGCCATCGCCGCCCAGGCTGGCTGGACCTTGCCGCAACAGCTGGCCGCCATGCGGCCGCTGGCCGACGATGGCCACTTCGGCGTGCGCGAATGGGCATGGCTGGCCCTGCGGCCCCATCTGGCGGCGCATCTTGACGACGCCATTCGCTTGCTGGCGCCGTGGACGTCGGACCCGTCGGAAAGAGTCCGCCGTTTCGCCTGCGAAGCGCTGCGCCCGCGCGGCGTCTGGTGCGCGCATATCGCCCAGCTAAAAGAACAGCCACAGCTGGCCTTGCCCGTGTTGCACGCCTTGCGCGCTGACCCGGCCGTCTACGTGCAGGATTCCGTGGCCAATTGGCTCAACGATGCGGCCAAGAGCCGGCCCGACTGGGTACGCAGCCTGTGTGCGCAATGGCTGCTGGAAAGTGCCAATGCCGCCACGCAACGCATCTGCAAGCGCGCCCAGCGCTCGCTGGCCTGA
- a CDS encoding DUF6616 family protein, whose product MHYLLELYSPKPAWLALDGAARQAYFDTVGAGMAVLSGTGAEALAMGAIDGGKLHAAAQQFYAVWRFPDEAALNALLAGIAATGWHDYFDTINAAGPAVDFPGHLAQLAGV is encoded by the coding sequence ATGCATTACCTGTTAGAACTGTACAGTCCGAAACCGGCCTGGCTGGCCCTCGATGGCGCCGCGCGCCAGGCGTATTTCGATACGGTGGGCGCCGGCATGGCGGTCTTGTCCGGCACGGGCGCCGAAGCGCTGGCCATGGGCGCCATCGATGGCGGCAAGCTGCATGCGGCTGCCCAGCAATTCTATGCCGTCTGGCGCTTCCCGGACGAGGCGGCACTGAACGCCTTGCTGGCCGGCATCGCCGCTACGGGCTGGCATGATTATTTCGATACCATCAATGCGGCCGGCCCGGCCGTGGATTTTCCTGGCCACCTGGCGCAGCTGGCCGGCGTCTAA
- a CDS encoding PLP-dependent aminotransferase family protein — MELHILIDGTRDLGGQLYRQLSEAIRSGRLTDGQQLPPSRLLASQLGLSRKTVSDVYDKLGYEKLLVGKVGVGSFVQTPHASPQRRHASTPLASAQRIARWEATPTPLRRASQEEPARYAFIGGRATPAHFPQDEWRACMLHALRQGGQARGRYAPVAGLPSLRAAIAGHAAFSRGIHCTEEQVLVTSGAQQALHLLALTLLEPGDTVAVEEPGYPVARAVFASQGARVVGIEVDEDGLIVGQIPDGTRLIYVTPAHQFPLGMPMSMARRHALLERAQQLGAIIIEDDYDSAFRYEGRPEDSLQSMDRYGVVAHVGSFSKIMLPELRLGYAVLPQAIVAAVETVKYLSDCHTASLGQHALAKFIGDGHLLRHIRRCHDIYAGRRERLQHWFNGPLAPWFRLVPASAGFHVAALAQAPLDIAELLRRARLADISLYALSGFYHGVARHEGLFLGYGAIDKLDIDTALAQVLAILQEIAPLAVNGAASDNVP, encoded by the coding sequence ATGGAATTACATATCCTGATCGACGGCACGCGCGACCTGGGCGGCCAGCTGTACCGCCAGCTCAGCGAAGCCATCCGCTCGGGCCGGCTGACGGACGGCCAGCAATTGCCGCCCTCACGCCTGCTGGCCAGCCAGCTGGGGCTGTCGCGCAAGACGGTCTCCGACGTGTATGACAAGCTCGGTTATGAAAAGCTGCTGGTCGGCAAAGTGGGCGTGGGCAGCTTCGTGCAGACGCCGCACGCCTCGCCGCAGCGCCGCCACGCCAGCACGCCGCTGGCCAGCGCGCAGCGCATCGCCCGCTGGGAAGCGACACCCACGCCCCTGCGCCGTGCCAGCCAGGAAGAGCCCGCGCGCTATGCCTTCATCGGCGGCCGCGCCACGCCCGCGCACTTCCCGCAGGATGAATGGCGCGCCTGCATGCTGCACGCGCTGCGCCAGGGTGGACAGGCGCGCGGCCGCTATGCGCCTGTCGCCGGCTTGCCATCCTTGCGCGCGGCGATTGCCGGCCATGCCGCCTTCAGCCGCGGTATCCATTGCACCGAGGAACAAGTGCTCGTCACCAGCGGCGCGCAGCAAGCCTTGCACCTGCTGGCGCTGACCTTGCTGGAGCCCGGTGACACGGTTGCCGTGGAAGAACCCGGCTACCCGGTGGCGCGCGCCGTGTTCGCCAGCCAGGGCGCCCGCGTGGTGGGCATCGAAGTGGACGAGGATGGCCTCATCGTCGGGCAGATTCCCGACGGTACGCGCTTGATCTATGTCACGCCCGCGCATCAATTTCCGCTGGGCATGCCGATGAGCATGGCGCGACGCCATGCCTTGCTGGAGCGGGCCCAGCAACTGGGTGCCATCATCATCGAGGACGACTACGACAGCGCCTTCCGCTACGAAGGCCGGCCCGAGGATTCCCTGCAAAGCATGGACCGCTATGGCGTCGTGGCCCATGTGGGCAGCTTTTCCAAGATCATGCTGCCGGAATTGCGGCTCGGCTATGCAGTGCTGCCGCAAGCCATCGTGGCCGCCGTGGAAACGGTGAAATACCTGAGCGATTGCCATACGGCCAGCCTGGGCCAGCATGCGCTGGCCAAGTTCATCGGCGACGGCCATTTGCTGCGCCACATACGCCGCTGCCACGACATTTATGCGGGCCGCCGCGAGCGGCTGCAGCACTGGTTCAACGGCCCGTTGGCGCCGTGGTTCCGCCTCGTGCCGGCCAGCGCCGGCTTCCACGTGGCGGCCCTGGCCCAGGCGCCGCTCGACATCGCCGAATTGCTGCGCCGCGCGCGCCTGGCGGACATCAGCCTGTATGCGCTATCGGGCTTTTACCATGGCGTGGCGCGTCACGAAGGCCTGTTCCTCGGCTATGGCGCCATCGACAAGCTCGATATCGATACGGCGCTGGCCCAGGTGCTGGCGATCCTGCAGGAAATAGCACCGCTGGCCGTCAACGGGGCTGCCAGCGATAATGTCCCGTGA
- the epsC gene encoding serine O-acetyltransferase EpsC produces MHSIYPAAPADDTAQWNLGPVIQALRSSREDKHKIRHNGRVRELPSREALTTIVNGLSAALFPTHYGRPNLTDESIDYFVGDTLNTTLNRLSEQVRRGLLFSVPAGDEGDAASDDAALAQQARDITRAFAASLPDIRALLVSDVQAAYAGDPAATSVAEIMLCYPGTIAILYHRLAHRLHALGAPFLARLIADIAHTLTGIDIHPGAHIGASFFIDHGTGVVIGETAIIGQRVRLYQAVTLGAKRFPADASGALIKGTPRHPIVEDDVVIYAGATVLGRITIGAGSTIGGNVWLTQSVPANSNVSQAQMRND; encoded by the coding sequence ATGCACAGTATTTATCCCGCGGCGCCCGCCGACGACACGGCCCAGTGGAATCTGGGGCCCGTGATCCAGGCCTTGCGCAGCTCGCGCGAAGACAAGCACAAGATCCGCCATAACGGCAGGGTGCGCGAACTGCCGTCGCGCGAAGCCCTCACCACCATCGTCAACGGCCTGTCGGCGGCCCTGTTCCCCACGCATTACGGGCGGCCCAACCTGACGGACGAAAGCATCGATTATTTTGTCGGCGACACCCTTAACACCACCCTGAACCGCCTCAGCGAACAGGTGCGGCGCGGCTTGCTGTTCTCAGTGCCGGCCGGCGATGAGGGGGATGCCGCCAGCGACGACGCGGCCTTGGCGCAGCAGGCGCGCGACATCACCCGCGCATTCGCCGCCAGCCTGCCCGATATCCGCGCCCTGCTGGTGTCGGACGTGCAGGCCGCGTATGCGGGCGACCCGGCCGCCACCTCGGTGGCCGAGATCATGCTGTGCTACCCGGGCACCATCGCCATCCTGTACCACCGCCTGGCGCACCGCCTGCACGCGCTCGGCGCACCGTTCCTGGCGCGCCTGATCGCCGACATCGCGCACACCCTGACGGGCATCGACATCCACCCGGGCGCGCACATCGGCGCCTCCTTCTTCATCGACCACGGCACGGGCGTGGTGATCGGCGAGACGGCCATCATCGGCCAGCGCGTGCGCCTGTATCAGGCCGTCACCCTGGGCGCCAAGCGTTTTCCCGCCGATGCTTCCGGCGCGCTGATCAAGGGCACGCCGCGCCACCCCATCGTCGAGGACGACGTGGTGATATACGCGGGCGCGACCGTGCTGGGGCGCATCACCATCGGCGCGGGATCGACTATCGGGGGGAATGTGTGGCTGACGCAGAGCGTGCCAGCGAACAGTAATGTATCGCAGGCGCAGATGCGCAACGACTGA
- the trxC gene encoding thioredoxin TrxC, producing MTSTPPDSLHIVCPHCDAVNRLPAARLIEQPTCGKCQKDLFTGQPVDLASARFLKHIERSDIPVLVDFWAPWCGPCRSMAPFYVQAAKTLEPAFRIVKVNTEASPDLGSRFNIRSIPTLALFMRGVEVARQPGAIDANAIIAWARDKARL from the coding sequence ATGACCTCGACCCCGCCAGACTCCCTGCACATCGTGTGCCCCCATTGCGACGCCGTCAACCGCCTGCCGGCAGCCCGCCTGATTGAGCAGCCCACGTGCGGCAAGTGCCAGAAGGATTTATTTACGGGCCAGCCCGTGGACCTGGCCAGTGCCCGTTTCCTCAAGCATATCGAACGCAGCGACATTCCCGTGCTGGTCGACTTCTGGGCGCCGTGGTGCGGTCCCTGCCGCAGCATGGCGCCATTCTATGTGCAGGCCGCCAAGACCCTGGAACCCGCATTTCGCATCGTCAAGGTGAATACGGAAGCGTCGCCGGACCTGGGCAGCCGTTTCAATATCCGCAGCATTCCCACCCTGGCCCTGTTTATGCGTGGCGTGGAAGTGGCGCGCCAGCCCGGTGCCATCGATGCGAATGCTATCATCGCCTGGGCGCGGGACAAAGCCCGCCTTTGA
- a CDS encoding carboxymuconolactone decarboxylase family protein: protein MTQQRLDFTQASPDAVKAMYALEAAIAKLGVEHSLLELIRLRASQINGCAYCVDMHTSDARKAGETERRLYAVSVWRETPFFTPRERAVLAWTEALTLLPQNHAPDADYAALAEQLTPAEMVNVTLAIGSINTWNRLAVGFRKMPE from the coding sequence ATGACACAGCAACGACTCGACTTCACACAAGCTTCGCCGGACGCCGTCAAGGCCATGTACGCGCTGGAAGCGGCGATCGCCAAGCTGGGCGTGGAACACTCGCTGCTCGAGCTGATCCGCCTGCGCGCCTCGCAAATCAACGGCTGCGCCTATTGCGTGGACATGCACACGAGCGACGCGCGCAAGGCCGGCGAAACGGAACGTCGCCTGTATGCCGTGTCCGTCTGGCGCGAAACGCCGTTCTTCACTCCGCGCGAGCGGGCCGTTCTGGCCTGGACGGAGGCGCTGACCCTGCTGCCGCAGAACCATGCTCCCGACGCAGACTATGCGGCGCTGGCGGAACAATTGACGCCGGCGGAAATGGTCAACGTGACCCTGGCCATCGGCTCCATCAATACCTGGAACCGCCTGGCCGTGGGCTTTCGCAAGATGCCCGAATAA
- a CDS encoding DUF1287 domain-containing protein, whose protein sequence is MPTKLLPILMLALAPMLASAIPATPQALVVAARKQVGVTLQYDPRYERLAYPGGDVPIERGVCTDVVVRAYRQLGQDLQVLVHEDMRKAWQVYQQQGRWQMKGPDRNIDHRRVPNLGTYFARHGTSLSPSKEANAYRAGDIVTWRLPRNLTHIGIVSDKQSWSGVPLIIHNIGEGAREENILFSYPITGHYRWQPR, encoded by the coding sequence ATGCCGACCAAACTGCTCCCCATCCTGATGCTTGCCCTGGCGCCCATGCTGGCGTCGGCCATCCCTGCCACCCCGCAAGCCCTCGTCGTCGCCGCCCGCAAGCAGGTGGGCGTGACCCTGCAGTACGACCCGCGCTACGAACGGCTCGCCTATCCGGGCGGCGACGTGCCGATAGAGCGGGGCGTGTGCACGGACGTGGTCGTGCGCGCCTACCGCCAGCTGGGGCAGGATTTGCAGGTGCTGGTGCACGAAGACATGCGCAAGGCGTGGCAGGTGTACCAGCAGCAGGGACGCTGGCAAATGAAGGGGCCGGACCGCAATATTGACCACCGCCGCGTGCCGAACCTGGGCACGTACTTTGCCCGCCACGGCACCAGCCTGTCGCCAAGCAAGGAAGCGAACGCTTACCGCGCGGGCGACATCGTCACCTGGCGCCTGCCGCGCAACCTCACGCACATCGGCATCGTCAGCGACAAGCAGTCATGGAGCGGCGTGCCGCTCATCATCCACAACATCGGCGAGGGTGCGCGCGAGGAAAATATTTTGTTCAGCTATCCCATCACGGGACATTATCGCTGGCAGCCCCGTTGA